One genomic window of Triplophysa rosa linkage group LG11, Trosa_1v2, whole genome shotgun sequence includes the following:
- the LOC130561687 gene encoding ferritin, middle subunit-like: protein MDSQIRQNYDRECEALINKMVNLELYASYTYTSMAHYFKRDDVALPGFAKFFKENSEEEREHAEKFLEFQNKRGGRIVLQDVKKPERDEWDNGLVAMQCALQLEKNVNQALLDLHKVASEKGDPHLCDFLETHYLNEQVEAIKKLGDHITNLSKMDAGNNRMAEYLFDKHTLDGKS from the exons ATGGATTCTCAGATTCGCCAGAACTACGACCGCGAATGCGAGGCTTTGATCAACAAGATGGTGAATTTGGAGCTGTACGCTTCATACACGTACACGTCAATG GCTCATTACTTCAAACGGGATGATGTCGCCCTTCCTGGTTTTGCCAAGTTCTTCAAGGAGAACAGTGAGGAGGAGCGCGAGCATGCTGAGAAATTCTTGGAGTTTCAGAACAAGAGGGGTGGACGCATTGTCCTTCAGGACGTAAAG AAACCTGAGCGTGATGAGTGGGACAATGGTCTGGTTGCTATGCAGTGCGCACTGCAGCTGGAGAAGAACGTCAACCAGGCTCTGCTGGATCTCCATAAAGTCGCCTCTGAGAAGGGTGATCCTCAT CTTTGTGACTTCTTGGAGACTCACTACCTGAATGAGCAAGTTGAGGCCATTAAGAAGCTTGGTGACCACATCACCAACCTTTCCAAGATGGATGCTGGAAACAACAGAATGGCAGAGTACCTGTTTGACAAGCACACCCTGGATGGAAAGAGCTAA
- the baxb gene encoding BCL2 associated X, apoptosis regulator b, which translates to MACEGSQDDQIGEALLKGVVRHQVMNVATEGNVTPLSILEVRTISNSQDQKLVEQLAETIKVIGDKLDQDTEFNDMIDGLVKVCDKSSFSKLVEKVFKDEQINWGRIVVLFYSVGKLAAKMVLAHLPRVVSDILTLSLDYFRRHLLDWICKMGGWINSIPALARFSIERFSGSSQSSCSLIFGAVLTFTSGALLGALIVWRHHKTS; encoded by the exons ATGGCTTGCGAAGGTTCGCAAG ATGATCAGATTGGAGAAGCTCTCTTAAAAGG gGTGGTAAGACATCAGGTGATGAACGTGGCAACAGAAGGAAATGTGACTCCCCTCTCCATTCTCGAAGTTCGGACAATAAGTAACAGTCAAGATCAGAAGCTTGTTGAACAGTTGGCAGAGACCATCAAAGTGATCGGTGACAAACTTGATCAGGATACAGAATTTAACGA TATGATTGATGGCTTAGTTAAAGTGTGTGATAAAAGCAGTTTCTCGAAACTTGTGGAAAAAGTTTTTAAAGACGAACAGATCAACTGGGGAAGAATTGTAGTGCTGTTCTACTCAGTTGGAAAACTTGCTGCAAAG ATGGTCCTTGCACATTTACCCAGAGTTGTTTCTGATATTCTGACTTTAAGTCTGGATTACTTTAGGAGGCATCTGTTGGATTGGATTTGCAAAATGGGAGGATGG ATAAACAGTATCCCCGCCCTTGCCCGTTTCTCCATCGAGCGGTTTTCTGGTTCTTCGCAGAGTTCTTGTTCTTTAATTTTTGGAGCTGTGCTGACCTTCACCAGTGGTGCACTTCTTGGAGCTCTTATCGTCTGGAGACATCACAAAACCAGTTAA
- the LOC130561400 gene encoding ferritin, middle subunit yields the protein MDSQIRQNYDRDCEAMINKMVNLELYASYTYTSMAHYFKRDDVALPGFAKFFKENSEEEREHAEKFLEFQNKRGGRILLQDIRKPERDEWDNGLVAMQCALQLEKNVNQALLDLHKVASEKKDPHLCDFLETHYLNEQVEAIKKLGDHITNLSKMDAGNNRMAEYLFDKHTLDGKS from the exons ATGGATTCTCAGATTCGCCAGAACTACGACCGCGACTGCGAGGCTATGATCAACAAGATGGTGAATTTGGAGCTTTACGCTTCATACACTTACACTTCAATG GCTCATTACTTCAAACGGGATGATGTCGCCCTTCCTGGTTTTGCCAAGTTCTTCAAGGAGAACAGTGAGGAGGAGCGCGAGCATGCTGAGAAATTCTTGGAGTTTCAGAACAAGAGGGGTGGACGCATTCTCCTTCAGGACATAAgg AAGCCTGAACGTGATGAGTGGGACAATGGTCTGGTTGCTATGCAGTGCGCTCTGCAGCTGGAGAAGAACGTCAACCAGGCTCTGCTGGATCTCCATAAAGTCGCTTCTGAGAAGAAAGATCCTCAT CTGTGTGACTTTCTGGAGACTCACTACCTGAATGAGCAAGTTGAGGCCATTAAGAAGCTCGGTGACCACATCACCAACCTTTCCAAGATGGATGCTGGAAACAACAGAATGGCAGAGTACCTGTTTGACAAGCACACCCTGGACGGAAAGAGCTAA
- the aldh16a1 gene encoding aldehyde dehydrogenase family 16 member A1, translated as MAGISTQTVHDIFQNMEYGSSSTSFATAQSWLEKHSRTLGFFADGTFSCPAERQMYNVTDSKAEVICSIVCAKDQDVASVVSSASAGFKTWSELSCYQRARVLRRSAGVLQRHSQCVSELCELSQSPTSPAALIRLAQYYTSWAQLRDTLMPVWTPQGIVAVVVSDDCSVYSLLLKVLPALAMGNAVIVVPGRSTSLPALLLAQLFMEAGIPAGVLNVVTGSEASLGVQVAQNPHVNYLTYSGCKETGEDLAKAAAGCGLPMTYSFSTSSVCPFIIFESADLDSAVDGAMELAFRKKKDCQWVLYVQESVCDSVVARLRLRMAAMKCVPHASDADRKLIDTAVQGAQQQGAALIQSCPPPPAGGLYPPTVLCGLAPSCDTVISPPPGPVLPLISFRSSAEGVTVGNHSIHGQAASIWTEDLTLALESAKSLSVGSVWVNCHSVMDPALPLCGRKESGNCTDGGREGLYQFLRPSLTPTLPRSTHTSINYDEFGSAASKFLIPEGFDPSSVPRFYSQLVGGQLRKADSDCTRSVLGPEGTVLAHCPDGGRKDVRNAVEAAIKVQPGWMKKSPATRSQSLYSLADILEKKRQDIAASIQTQTGISLEEAEKEVELSISRLSDWAARCDKEQGGIPFLPQSGSALSTPEALGVVGVILPSSKPILSLVSLLGAAVAMGNAVVMVPSEKYPLPALEFIQVLQDSALPGGLVSIITGDRDKLTHALANHSVIQSIWYWGSIEGCQFLQYSCACPLKHLWLHCECEDEEKGGRDWTSSNPSHQEELWRRAVVWKCVWVPTA; from the exons ATGGCAGGTATTTCTACTCAGACCGTGCACGACATCTTTCAGAATATGGAATATGGATCATCCAGCACGAGTTTTGCAACTGCACAG TCCTGGCTAGAGAAGCATTCTCGCACCCTTGGCTTCTTTGCTGATGGGACATTTTCCTGTCCTGCGGAAAGGCAGATGTACAATGTGACAGATTCCAAAG CTGAGGTCATATGCAGCATTGTTTGTGCTAAAGATCAGGATGTTGCATCAGTTGTGTCTTCTGCATCTGCAGGCTTTAAAACCTGGAGTGAACTGAGCTGTTACCAAAGGGCCAGAGTCTTACGCCG GTCAGCAGGTGTTCTGCAAAGACACAGTCAGTGTGTATCTGAGCTTTGTGAGCTCTCACAGTCTCCCACTTCTCCTGCCGCACTGATAAGACTGGCCCAGTACTATACCAGCTGGGCTCAGCTCCGAGACACACTGATGCCCGTGTGGACCCCTCAAG GTATTGTGGCAGTGGTTGTCTCGGATGACTGCTCTGTGTACTCTCTTTTGCTAAAGGTTTTACCAGCTCTAGCTATGG GTAATGCTGTTATTGTGGTACCTGGAAGGTCAACCTCTCTTCCTGCCCTTCTGTTGGCTCAGCTGTTTATGGAGGCAGGGATTCCTGCTGGAGTGTTGAATGTGGTGACAGGCAGTGAAGCATCGCTGGGTGTCCAAGTGGCTCAGAATCCACACGTGAACTACTTGACCTACAGCGGATGTAAAGAGACCGGAGAGGATCTGGCTAAAGCAGCAGCTGGCTGCGGACTCCCCATGACTTACTCTTTCTCAACCAGCTCTGTGTGCCCTTTTATCATCTTTGAATCTGCAGACTTGGACAGTGCTGTGGATGGTGCGATGGAATTGGCCTtcagaaagaaaaaagat TGTCAGTGGGTGCTGTATGTACAGGAATCAGTGTGTGACAGTGTTGTAGCCAGGCTGAGGTTAAGAATGGCTGCAATGAAGTGCGTTCCCCATGCCAGTGATGCAGACAGAAAGCTTATAGATACAGCAGTTCAGGGGGCCCAGCAGCAGGGGGCGGCA CTGATTCAGTCATGTCCTCCTCCTCCTGCTGGTGGTCTATACCCTCCTACTGTACTGTGTGGTCTGGCTCCCTCCTGTGACACTGTGATTTCACCTCCTCCAGGACCTGTGCTGCCCCTCATATCCTTCAGGAGCTCCGCTGAGGGAGTTACTGTCG GAAACCACAGCATTCATGGTCAAGCTGCCTCTATTTGGACTGAAGACTTGACTCTGGCTTTGGAGTCTGCAAAAAG TTTGTCTGTAGGTTCTGTGTGGGTAAACTGTCATTCTGTAATGGATCCTGCACTGCCTCTGTGTGGACGGAAGGAGAGCGGAAACTGCACTGATGGGGGCAGAGAG GGACTGTATCAGTTCCTGCGCCCCTCTCTCACCCCCACCCTCCCACGCTCCACTCACACCTCAATAAACTATGATGAGTTTGGCTCTGCAGCGTCTAAATTCCTGATACCTGAAGGATTTGATCCCTCCAG TGTACCTCGGTTTTACTCGCAGTTAGTGGGTGGTCAGTTGCGTAAAGCTGACTCCGACTGCACCAGGTCGGTGTTGGGCCCTGAGGGCACTGTGCTGGCTCACTGCCCAGACGGAGGCAGAAAAGATGTCCGTAATGCAGTAGAGGCTGCCATTAAGGTCCAGCCAGG GTGGATGAAGAAGAGTCCTGCTACACGCTCTCAGTCCCTTTACTCACTTGCTGACATCCTGGAGAAGAAGAGACAGGACATTGCTGCATCAATCCAGACTCAAACTGGCATCTCATTGGAAGAGGCGGAGAAAGAGGTGGAGCTTAGCATCTCCAGGCTTTCTGATTGGGCTGCACGCTGTGATAAGGAGCAGGGTGGAATTCCG TTCCTGCCGCAGTCTGGTTCTGCCCTGTCAACCCCTGAGGCCTTAGGAGTAGTGGGTGTGATTCTTCCCAGTTCCAAACCGATCCTATCTTTGGTGTCCCTGCTGGGGGCAGCTGTTGCCATGGGTAATGCTGTTGTTATGGTGCCAAGTGAAAAATACCCTCTTCCGGCTCTTGAATTTATTCAG GTCCTGCAGGACTCTGCTCTTCCAGGAGGTCTGGTCAGTATAATAACTGGGGACAGGGATAAGCTGACCCATGCACTTGCCAACCACAGTGTCATTCAAAGCATTTGGTATTGGGGAAGTATAGAG GGCTGTCAGTTCCTCCAATACTCCTGTGCCTGTCCTCTTAAACACCTGTGGCTGCACTGTGAATGTGAGGATGAGGAGAAAGGAGGCAGAGACTGGACCAGCTCAAATCCCTCTCATCAAGAAGAGCTTTGGAGGAGGGCTGTTGTCTGGAAGTGTGTATGGGTCCCCACGGCATAA
- the LOC130561438 gene encoding ferritin, middle subunit-like isoform X1: MMCYCCPFFVIFWFCFLQAHYFKRDDVALPGFAKFFKENSEEEREHAEKFLEFQNKRGGRIVLQDIRKPERDVWDNGLKAMQCALQLEKNVNQALLDLHKVASGRNDPHLCDFLETHYLNEQVEAIKKLGDHITNLSKMDAGNNRMAEYLFDKHTLDGEN; the protein is encoded by the exons ATGATGTGTTACTGCTGTCCATTTTTTGTCatcttttggttttgttttcttcAGGCTCATTACTTTAAACGGGATGATGTCGCCCTTCCTGGTTTTGCCAAGTTCTTCAAGGAGAACAGTGAGGAGGAGCGCGAGCATGCTGAGAAATTCTTGGAGTTTCAGAACAAGAGGGGTGGACGCATTGTCCTTCAGGACATAAGG AAGCCTGAGCGTGATGTATGGGACAATGGACTAAAAGCGATGCAGTGCGCTCTGCAGCTGGAAAAGAACGTCAACCAGGCTCTGCTGGATCTCCATAAAGTCGCTTCTGGGAGGAATGACCCTCAT CTGTGTGATTTCCTGGAGACTCACTACCTGAATGAGCAGGTTGAGGCCATTAAGAAGCTTGGTGACCACATCACCAACCTTTCCAAGATGGATGCTGGAAACAACAGAATGGCAGAGTACCTGTTTGACAAGCACACCCTGGATGGAGAGAACTAA
- the LOC130561438 gene encoding ferritin, middle subunit-like isoform X2 — protein sequence MAHYFKRDDVALPGFAKFFKENSEEEREHAEKFLEFQNKRGGRIVLQDIRKPERDVWDNGLKAMQCALQLEKNVNQALLDLHKVASGRNDPHLCDFLETHYLNEQVEAIKKLGDHITNLSKMDAGNNRMAEYLFDKHTLDGEN from the exons ATG GCTCATTACTTTAAACGGGATGATGTCGCCCTTCCTGGTTTTGCCAAGTTCTTCAAGGAGAACAGTGAGGAGGAGCGCGAGCATGCTGAGAAATTCTTGGAGTTTCAGAACAAGAGGGGTGGACGCATTGTCCTTCAGGACATAAGG AAGCCTGAGCGTGATGTATGGGACAATGGACTAAAAGCGATGCAGTGCGCTCTGCAGCTGGAAAAGAACGTCAACCAGGCTCTGCTGGATCTCCATAAAGTCGCTTCTGGGAGGAATGACCCTCAT CTGTGTGATTTCCTGGAGACTCACTACCTGAATGAGCAGGTTGAGGCCATTAAGAAGCTTGGTGACCACATCACCAACCTTTCCAAGATGGATGCTGGAAACAACAGAATGGCAGAGTACCTGTTTGACAAGCACACCCTGGATGGAGAGAACTAA
- the LOC130561437 gene encoding ferritin, middle subunit-like, which produces METSQICQNYDRDCEGLINKMMNLELYASYTYTSMAYYFKRDDVALPGFSKFFKENSEEEREHAEKLMSFQNKRGGRIVLQDIKKPERDVWGNGLIAMQCALQLEKNVNQALLDLHKVASEKKDPHLCDFLETHYLDEQVKTVKKLGDHITNLSKMDAGNKRMAEYLFDKHTLDGEN; this is translated from the exons ATGGAGACTTCTCAGATTTGCCAGAACTACGACCGCGACTGTGAGGGCTTGATCAACAAAATGATGAACTTGGAGCTTTACGCTTCATACACTTACACTTCAATG GCTTACTACTTCAAACGGGATGATGTTGCCCTTCCTGGGTTTTCCAAGTTCTTTAAGGAGAACAGCGAGGAAGAGCGCGAGCATGCTGAGAAACTAATGTCCTTCCAGAACAAAAGGGGTGGACGCATTGTCCTTCAGGACATAAAG AAGCCTGAGCGTGATGTATGGGGCAATGGACTAATTGCTATGCAGTGCGCTCTGCAGCTGGAGAAGAACGTTAACCAGGCTCTGCTGGATCTCCATAAAGTCGCCTCTGAGAAGAAAGATCCTCAT CTGTGTGACTTTCTGGAAACTCACTACCTGGATGAGCAGGTTAAAACCGTCAAGAAGCTTGGTGACCACATCACCAACCTTTCAAAGATGGATGCTGGAAACAAAAGGATGGCAGAGTACCTGTTTGACAAGCACACCCTGGATGGAGAGAACTAA